A part of Pradoshia eiseniae genomic DNA contains:
- the spoVAE gene encoding stage V sporulation protein AE, whose translation MLAMFFWAFVVGGLICVVGQLLFDIAKLTPAHTMSLLVVTGAVLGGFSLYEPLANFAGAGATIPIVSFGNSLVNGAMQEANQHGLVGVLTGMFEITSSGISAAVVFGFLAALVFKPKG comes from the coding sequence ATGCTAGCAATGTTTTTTTGGGCTTTTGTTGTAGGGGGGCTGATTTGTGTCGTTGGGCAGCTTCTCTTTGATATTGCCAAACTGACACCTGCCCATACGATGAGCTTATTGGTCGTTACTGGAGCTGTCCTTGGAGGCTTTAGTTTGTATGAGCCGCTTGCCAATTTCGCTGGTGCCGGCGCAACGATTCCGATTGTCAGCTTCGGGAATTCTCTCGTTAATGGGGCCATGCAGGAAGCGAACCAGCATGGACTTGTTGGTGTTTTGACAGGTATGTTTGAAATCACCTCATCTGGCATTTCTGCAGCAGTCGTATTTGGATTCTTAGCGGCGCTAGTCTTTAAGCCAAAAGGTTGA
- a CDS encoding GNAT family N-acetyltransferase, with the protein MNIKIVTTDEELQQAYHVRKTVFVEEQKVPIEEEIDHLEEDSTHFIVTNEDNDPIGAGRFRIVDSYGKVERICVIAEARTSGVGRALMEAIEQYALSQEIEITKLNAQVQAIPFYESLGYAIISDEFLDAGIPHRTMKKRL; encoded by the coding sequence ATGAACATCAAGATTGTCACCACCGACGAAGAACTGCAACAGGCTTATCATGTAAGAAAAACGGTTTTTGTGGAGGAACAGAAGGTTCCGATTGAAGAGGAGATTGACCACCTCGAGGAGGATTCGACCCATTTCATCGTCACAAATGAAGACAATGATCCAATTGGTGCCGGCCGCTTCCGGATCGTTGACAGCTATGGAAAGGTGGAGCGTATTTGTGTCATCGCCGAAGCCCGTACGTCAGGCGTTGGCCGCGCTTTAATGGAAGCCATCGAGCAGTATGCCCTTTCACAGGAAATTGAAATCACAAAGCTTAATGCACAAGTGCAAGCCATTCCGTTCTATGAATCCCTCGGCTATGCCATCATTTCAGATGAATTCCTTGATGCCGGCATCCCGCATCGGACCATGAAGAAACGACTTTAG
- a CDS encoding YjcZ family sporulation protein — MFGCYGYGGGYGGGYGGSCGGGYGYGGGYGGGYGSTFVLIVVLFILLIIVGASFC, encoded by the coding sequence ATGTTTGGATGCTACGGATACGGCGGCGGTTACGGCGGCGGATACGGTGGTAGCTGCGGAGGAGGCTATGGCTATGGCGGAGGCTATGGCGGCGGATACGGCTCTACTTTCGTGCTAATCGTTGTTCTCTTTATTCTTTTGATTATTGTTGGTGCCAGCTTCTGCTAA
- a CDS encoding YjcG family protein, whose amino-acid sequence MNFGIAIFPSKKLQDLTNSYRKRYDAHYKLIPPHVTLKSTFTSTEEDIKRISTILKDISKAYEPFTLKVLKVSTFQPINNVIYLKIDPNEELVRLHEALHTEELGKEKPYTFIPHLTIGQNLSDKEMSDVLGQLTLMKFEHEEIIDRFHLLYQLDNGTWTVYETFLLGEDL is encoded by the coding sequence ATGAACTTTGGCATTGCCATATTTCCTTCAAAAAAGCTGCAGGACTTAACCAATAGCTATCGAAAACGCTATGATGCACACTACAAATTAATTCCGCCTCACGTCACGCTTAAGTCAACCTTTACATCCACCGAAGAAGACATCAAACGAATTTCTACCATCCTAAAAGATATTTCAAAAGCCTATGAACCTTTTACCCTAAAGGTATTAAAAGTTAGTACCTTTCAGCCCATTAATAATGTCATATACTTAAAAATTGACCCAAATGAGGAGTTGGTCAGGCTTCATGAAGCCCTTCACACCGAAGAGCTTGGCAAGGAAAAACCTTATACATTCATTCCGCATTTAACGATTGGTCAAAACTTATCCGACAAAGAAATGAGCGATGTGCTCGGACAATTAACCTTAATGAAATTTGAGCATGAGGAAATCATTGACCGTTTCCATCTTCTCTATCAGCTCGACAATGGAACATGGACGGTTTATGAAACATTTTTACTTGGAGAGGATTTGTAA
- a CDS encoding ATP-dependent helicase, giving the protein MMKTAYWKNEYIALEHWPKEAYTRVHEAGKNGELHCSSCHQAVIFYLGIHDEPHFIHKDPTIPPCQELPKNSHAAAQAKEEPAEYGGFRLPKSRSISAEEENEKNDWQSPYHIKNLQPFVLSAANHQSSCHPFTQTLKEHGWTLDEEQSLAVTTDARHLLVLAGAGSGKTRVLTSRTAFLLLEKRVNPKSIMLVTFTSKAASEMKERLTRMPGMGPSTLQQLYTGTFHAIFYRILMHYDPDKWHSSKLIKFDGEKEYILKIAASELGIDEREFAFDACIQQIGKWKNDLYLPSDVRPDGDFEHSALELYKKYEQYKETHDKFDFDDMQTGCYTLLKSDPALLSAYQNRFRYFLMDEFQDINRVQYEIMRLLTDKAEHICFVGDDDQAIYSFRGSDSSFLLNLKIDFPDLETVYLAANYRSGHKIVQTANQIIAQNHVRTQKKMRALHDQSPAPVLFYPHDEEMESVMIMTDIMEKIRNGASPSDFAILYRTNVMSRAIFERLAVSSLPFRVDADYDSFYNRRAVKGILAFLKASLNPDDPSMLNDLLPPLYLRKTAVQDAKALSILNDCSLLEALPHIGGLKPFQKKTIEKAVSIIGTLKNIRPDIAIETIEKELGFQNYLKKRGNEGNKMDKGSDEIKDVKVAASKFNSVQAFVDHATHMVAMSKEVKKRSKTEPFAIQLGTIHRSKGLEYKYVYLLGCVEGCMPHDYALEAWREGDRKPIEEERRLLYVAVTRACSELYMSVSAKRRGKTARPSRFINNLKKGAPIAAR; this is encoded by the coding sequence ATGATGAAAACTGCTTATTGGAAGAATGAATATATTGCATTGGAACATTGGCCGAAAGAGGCTTATACACGTGTTCATGAAGCTGGTAAGAATGGTGAACTGCATTGTTCCTCATGCCATCAGGCCGTCATTTTTTATTTAGGGATTCATGATGAGCCCCATTTCATTCATAAAGATCCTACTATCCCTCCTTGCCAAGAATTGCCGAAAAACAGTCATGCTGCTGCCCAGGCAAAAGAAGAGCCAGCCGAGTATGGCGGTTTCCGTCTTCCAAAGTCAAGGTCCATTTCCGCAGAAGAAGAGAATGAGAAAAATGATTGGCAATCACCCTATCATATTAAAAATCTGCAACCTTTTGTCCTGTCAGCTGCAAATCACCAATCTAGCTGCCACCCATTCACCCAAACATTAAAGGAGCATGGGTGGACACTCGATGAGGAACAATCACTGGCTGTCACGACGGATGCTCGCCATTTGCTCGTTCTCGCAGGTGCCGGGAGCGGAAAGACACGAGTGCTTACTTCACGCACGGCTTTTCTCCTGCTTGAGAAGAGGGTTAATCCAAAATCCATCATGCTTGTCACCTTCACCTCGAAGGCAGCTTCTGAGATGAAGGAACGGCTGACGCGAATGCCGGGTATGGGACCTTCCACCTTGCAGCAATTGTATACAGGAACCTTTCACGCTATTTTCTACCGGATTCTTATGCACTATGATCCTGACAAATGGCATTCTTCAAAACTGATTAAATTTGACGGAGAAAAAGAATATATTCTTAAAATCGCAGCTTCCGAGCTTGGCATTGATGAGCGAGAATTTGCATTCGATGCCTGCATTCAGCAGATTGGCAAATGGAAGAATGACTTATACCTTCCGAGCGATGTACGCCCAGACGGAGATTTTGAGCATTCCGCCTTAGAACTATATAAGAAATATGAACAATATAAGGAAACCCATGATAAATTCGATTTTGATGATATGCAGACAGGATGCTACACCTTGCTGAAATCTGATCCTGCTCTGCTCAGTGCTTATCAAAACCGATTCCGCTATTTCCTGATGGATGAATTCCAGGATATTAATAGAGTGCAATACGAGATTATGAGACTGCTGACGGACAAAGCAGAGCATATCTGCTTTGTAGGTGATGACGATCAAGCCATTTACTCATTTCGCGGAAGTGACTCTTCCTTCCTTTTGAATTTAAAGATTGATTTCCCTGACCTCGAAACAGTCTATCTCGCTGCCAATTACCGTTCAGGTCACAAAATTGTCCAAACAGCGAACCAAATTATTGCCCAAAATCATGTGCGTACCCAGAAGAAAATGAGAGCCCTTCATGACCAGTCACCCGCTCCTGTTCTTTTTTATCCGCATGATGAAGAGATGGAGAGCGTCATGATTATGACCGATATCATGGAAAAAATCCGGAATGGGGCTTCACCGAGTGATTTCGCGATACTTTACCGGACAAATGTAATGAGCCGCGCTATCTTTGAGCGCCTGGCTGTCTCCAGTCTTCCTTTCAGGGTGGATGCTGACTATGATTCTTTTTACAACCGAAGAGCCGTTAAAGGAATCCTCGCCTTCTTGAAGGCAAGCCTTAATCCCGATGACCCAAGCATGTTAAATGATTTGCTTCCGCCTCTTTATTTGCGAAAGACAGCCGTGCAGGATGCAAAAGCGTTATCCATTTTGAATGACTGCAGCTTGCTTGAAGCCTTGCCCCATATCGGTGGATTAAAGCCATTCCAAAAGAAGACCATCGAGAAAGCTGTTTCCATTATCGGCACATTAAAGAATATCCGCCCAGATATCGCAATTGAGACCATTGAAAAGGAATTGGGATTCCAAAATTATTTGAAAAAGCGCGGCAATGAGGGCAATAAAATGGACAAAGGTTCAGATGAAATCAAGGATGTAAAGGTCGCAGCAAGCAAATTTAATTCTGTTCAGGCATTTGTCGACCATGCCACTCACATGGTAGCCATGTCCAAGGAAGTAAAGAAACGATCAAAAACAGAACCCTTTGCCATCCAGCTTGGCACCATTCATCGCTCAAAAGGGCTGGAATATAAATATGTATACCTTTTAGGGTGTGTGGAAGGCTGCATGCCGCATGATTATGCACTTGAGGCATGGCGTGAGGGGGATCGGAAGCCAATTGAAGAGGAACGCCGTCTTCTATATGTAGCGGTTACAAGGGCATGCTCTGAGCTATATATGTCAGTTTCGGCAAAAAGACGCGGCAAAACAGCCCGACCCTCCCGATTCATAAACAATCTTAAAAAAGGAGCTCCCATAGCCGCAAGATAA
- a CDS encoding YhcN/YlaJ family sporulation lipoprotein: protein MRKIYMVSISMLLFVVLLGGCAGDSSSKEAIRSLISSVDMEPVYLGGNKEAPLEKIKKTVADHDEIYDVAVVQKGKEILVAYKVKHMKRFKMASIDKDLTKDLNKKFKGYDIVISSDMKIFLEVVELIVQVQDKGYPKEKAKKWFGKIMDLEKEMT, encoded by the coding sequence ATGAGGAAAATCTATATGGTATCCATATCTATGCTTCTATTCGTCGTTCTTTTAGGGGGATGTGCAGGCGATTCGAGCAGCAAGGAAGCAATTCGATCGCTCATTTCCTCAGTGGATATGGAGCCTGTCTATTTAGGCGGAAATAAGGAAGCACCGCTTGAAAAAATTAAGAAGACGGTTGCTGATCATGATGAAATTTATGATGTGGCCGTCGTGCAAAAGGGCAAGGAAATTTTGGTTGCCTATAAAGTGAAGCATATGAAACGCTTCAAGATGGCATCCATTGATAAGGATTTAACGAAGGATCTTAACAAGAAATTCAAAGGATATGACATCGTCATCTCAAGTGATATGAAAATATTTCTTGAAGTCGTTGAATTGATTGTTCAGGTCCAGGATAAAGGCTATCCGAAAGAGAAAGCGAAGAAATGGTTTGGGAAAATTATGGATCTAGAAAAAGAAATGACATAG
- a CDS encoding GNAT family N-acetyltransferase has product MPIEWKELDLHNCESLYTEALHLYDLSFPEEVRESHDLFRRSIALSSRENKYHFLVGLENGKVISMATAHYFAKANFGYIVYLAAHPENRGAGLGKKTLLEMQRRLEMDAKESGYSLAAVVLETEKETLAHDEEEYKTNLKRLKFFEGLGFRIAEADYVQPPLFHGQTPVPLYLQIKVLDKEARLNPKEIIDTMYEEKYKKINQVSKEELMLCLEA; this is encoded by the coding sequence ATGCCAATTGAATGGAAAGAATTAGATCTGCATAATTGTGAATCACTCTATACGGAAGCGCTCCACTTATATGATTTATCCTTCCCTGAAGAAGTGCGCGAAAGCCATGACCTATTCCGCCGCAGTATAGCACTAAGCTCTAGGGAGAATAAATATCACTTTCTCGTTGGGCTTGAGAATGGTAAGGTAATCTCAATGGCGACGGCTCATTATTTTGCTAAAGCGAATTTTGGCTATATCGTTTATTTAGCTGCCCATCCCGAGAACCGCGGCGCTGGATTAGGAAAGAAGACCCTTCTAGAAATGCAAAGACGGCTTGAAATGGATGCGAAAGAAAGCGGGTATTCACTCGCTGCTGTCGTCCTTGAAACAGAAAAGGAAACATTGGCTCATGACGAGGAGGAGTATAAAACGAACCTCAAAAGGCTGAAGTTCTTCGAGGGATTAGGATTCCGCATTGCAGAAGCAGACTATGTACAGCCGCCCCTGTTCCATGGGCAAACTCCTGTACCACTGTATCTTCAAATAAAAGTTCTTGATAAAGAGGCAAGACTTAATCCGAAAGAAATCATCGATACAATGTATGAAGAAAAATATAAAAAAATAAACCAGGTTTCAAAAGAAGAGCTTATGCTATGCCTTGAAGCCTAA
- the spoVAD gene encoding stage V sporulation protein AD has product MLSGKQSWVFQNQPVITSTGVSVGPFEGQGNLRDDFDIIHDDLWLKEDSYEKAHRVLLEEAAGCAIEKKGLKNEDIQFLFAGDLVNQITPTSFAARKLAIPYIGLFGACSTSMEGLALAAFIVNYRGAEKVLTGASSHNAAIEKQFRYPTEYGGQKPPTAQWTVTGAGTALLEQNKNAAKNQIVVKSATIGKVIDLGMTDPFNMGGAMAPAAADTISAHFNDFNLKPDHYDLIVTGDLGKIGQATALDLLEQKGLKLKDGQFRDCGLMLYKDDQNVQSGGSGAGCSATVLYGHLLNEMKKGTYKRILLAATGALLSPLTVQQNESIPCIAHAVSIEME; this is encoded by the coding sequence ATGCTGAGTGGCAAACAATCTTGGGTTTTTCAGAATCAGCCTGTGATTACATCCACGGGCGTCAGCGTAGGCCCCTTTGAAGGTCAAGGGAATCTTAGGGATGATTTTGACATTATCCATGATGATTTATGGCTAAAGGAAGATTCCTATGAGAAAGCCCATCGTGTCCTGCTTGAAGAAGCAGCAGGGTGTGCGATTGAGAAGAAAGGCTTAAAGAATGAGGACATCCAATTTTTATTTGCAGGAGATTTAGTGAATCAAATTACACCGACGAGCTTTGCAGCAAGGAAATTGGCGATTCCATACATAGGCTTATTCGGGGCATGTTCCACATCAATGGAAGGACTTGCCCTGGCAGCCTTTATCGTTAATTATCGCGGAGCTGAAAAGGTATTGACGGGAGCTTCAAGTCATAACGCCGCTATTGAGAAGCAATTCCGCTATCCGACTGAATATGGCGGGCAAAAGCCGCCGACCGCTCAGTGGACTGTAACCGGTGCAGGAACCGCATTGCTTGAGCAAAATAAGAATGCAGCCAAGAACCAAATTGTCGTCAAAAGCGCCACAATCGGGAAAGTGATTGATTTAGGCATGACAGACCCGTTTAATATGGGAGGGGCGATGGCGCCGGCTGCGGCAGATACCATCTCTGCCCATTTCAATGATTTTAACTTAAAGCCGGATCATTATGATTTAATCGTGACTGGCGACCTCGGCAAAATCGGTCAGGCGACCGCGCTTGATTTGCTTGAGCAAAAGGGACTGAAATTAAAGGATGGTCAGTTTCGTGATTGCGGTCTCATGCTGTATAAGGATGATCAGAACGTGCAATCAGGCGGCAGCGGGGCTGGCTGTTCGGCGACGGTCCTTTACGGCCATTTATTGAATGAGATGAAAAAAGGAACGTATAAACGGATACTATTGGCAGCGACAGGAGCCTTGCTTTCGCCGCTGACCGTGCAGCAAAATGAATCGATTCCGTGTATTGCACATGCTGTATCGATTGAGATGGAGTAG
- a CDS encoding stage VI sporulation protein F, which translates to MDNGFFKNMEKKTGVNMKEIMELANSLQNANFKDEKTVRSVIKKVSQIANKPVPKEMEDQLVNSIIKDGKSLDFNTIANMMNKK; encoded by the coding sequence ATGGATAACGGATTCTTTAAAAACATGGAAAAGAAAACAGGCGTGAACATGAAGGAGATTATGGAATTAGCTAATTCTCTCCAGAATGCAAATTTCAAAGATGAGAAAACAGTTCGTTCTGTCATTAAGAAGGTATCCCAAATTGCAAATAAGCCGGTTCCAAAAGAGATGGAGGACCAGCTGGTCAATTCCATCATTAAAGACGGGAAATCCCTTGATTTTAATACGATTGCTAACATGATGAATAAAAAATAA
- the spoVAC gene encoding stage V sporulation protein AC, translating to MAKNNKTPEQKQYEQLEQKYETKRPVLKNCLKAFWVGGCFCLVGQLITYFYIFFFNFTEQTAGNPTVATMIFIAMLLTGFGVYDRIGQFAGAGSAVPVTGFGNSVISAAIEHRTEGLVLGVGSNIFKLAGSVIVFGVFSAFVIALIKQIYQMIIGG from the coding sequence GTGGCAAAAAACAATAAGACACCTGAGCAGAAACAATATGAACAATTAGAGCAAAAGTATGAAACAAAGCGTCCGGTTTTAAAGAATTGTCTGAAGGCTTTTTGGGTAGGGGGCTGCTTCTGCCTTGTTGGACAGCTTATTACGTACTTTTATATCTTTTTCTTTAATTTTACAGAGCAGACAGCGGGTAATCCGACTGTTGCAACGATGATCTTTATAGCAATGCTATTGACGGGATTTGGGGTGTATGACCGGATTGGCCAATTTGCAGGCGCAGGCAGTGCCGTTCCGGTGACAGGTTTCGGGAACTCGGTCATATCAGCTGCAATTGAGCATCGGACAGAGGGGCTCGTCCTTGGAGTTGGAAGCAATATATTCAAATTGGCCGGGTCCGTTATTGTTTTCGGGGTTTTCTCTGCCTTTGTCATCGCCCTGATTAAACAAATATATCAAATGATAATAGGAGGGTAA